A part of Streptomyces sp. NBC_01235 genomic DNA contains:
- a CDS encoding GNAT family N-acetyltransferase: protein MRRMSDPLRDRIEQYYATVPLLFADAEDFGPLRLFVRKEPGAPYYGGPSHAQPTAEGAACVGSDDIARVRARQRELGVPEAFEWLAESAPTLRARIEAAGLEVLRRPLMVLPPHHSLPPQPLPDGVTLRALTADDPVLPAALALPRLAFAGKSTPTTGALDRTELSRPAEELTADGTVATIRPTIRDGRKTLVAALAPDGTPLATGHYHPATGTTEIGGVGTLPCARRQGLAAAVTAALVTHARDRGVDTIFLAYALESVARIYARLGFRPAGTTLLIANQPARS, encoded by the coding sequence ATGCGCCGCATGAGCGACCCGTTGCGCGACCGCATCGAGCAGTACTACGCCACCGTGCCCCTCCTCTTCGCCGACGCCGAGGACTTCGGCCCGCTGCGTCTGTTCGTGCGCAAGGAGCCCGGCGCCCCGTACTACGGCGGCCCGAGCCACGCCCAGCCCACCGCCGAAGGCGCGGCTTGCGTCGGCTCCGACGACATCGCCCGGGTGCGGGCCCGCCAGCGTGAGCTCGGTGTGCCGGAGGCGTTCGAATGGCTGGCCGAGTCGGCACCGACGCTGCGTGCCCGTATCGAGGCCGCCGGGCTCGAGGTGCTGCGCCGTCCGCTGATGGTTCTCCCTCCGCACCACTCGCTCCCTCCGCAGCCCCTGCCGGACGGCGTGACACTGCGCGCCCTGACCGCGGACGACCCCGTACTGCCCGCCGCCCTCGCCCTCCCCCGCCTGGCCTTCGCCGGGAAGAGCACCCCCACGACGGGCGCGTTGGACCGTACGGAGCTGTCGAGGCCGGCCGAAGAGCTGACGGCGGACGGCACGGTGGCCACGATCCGCCCCACGATCCGCGACGGACGCAAGACGCTCGTCGCCGCCCTCGCCCCGGACGGCACCCCACTCGCCACCGGCCACTACCACCCGGCGACCGGCACCACAGAGATCGGCGGCGTCGGCACCCTGCCCTGCGCCCGCCGCCAGGGTCTGGCCGCCGCCGTGACGGCGGCCCTGGTCACCCACGCCCGCGACCGCGGCGTAGACACGATCTTCCTCGCCTACGCGCTGGAGTCCGTCGCCCGCATCTACGCCCGCCTGGGCTTCCGCCCCGCCGGCACGACCTTGCTGATCGCCAACCAACCCGCACGCTCGTAG
- a CDS encoding tyrosine-type recombinase/integrase, giving the protein MYVPQPDGTMKRKYAYGPTFDECDRKRRELIDRTNGGIPTPTRDMTLGQWFDYWLEVVVKPNLAPNSYRSYESAVRHHLRPRLGSKVMLKLGVKELRGVVQVLAQDEGAKTAKRALRVLSAALTAAMVEDIGLTRNVTKLVHVRATTDSGKSWDAVTVLRFLAAARRLTPYYPTFLLLCLLGLRRAEVCGLRWENIDLDNRIIWVEQQRQRASAGTIDAELKTETSKAPLPLPAQCIAPLRWMRMRTAMLREDAINKGRPWFEDPESHVFVTRTGRPLTPDQLYLVLQRIIRVEGLGKMNPKGLRKSCGTLLVHLRVHPRIVKTILRHSRISTTMDIYAEALDPDVIEAVGQLDRLLRQPARIRELEAARSDLETAA; this is encoded by the coding sequence GTGTACGTCCCGCAGCCAGACGGGACCATGAAACGGAAGTACGCCTACGGCCCGACATTCGACGAGTGCGACCGCAAGCGTCGTGAGCTGATCGACCGCACCAACGGAGGCATCCCCACTCCGACCCGCGACATGACCTTGGGTCAGTGGTTCGACTACTGGCTTGAGGTCGTGGTGAAGCCGAATCTCGCGCCGAACAGTTACCGGTCATATGAATCGGCGGTGCGCCACCATCTCCGCCCGCGTCTGGGCTCCAAGGTCATGCTGAAGCTCGGCGTCAAAGAGCTGCGAGGGGTCGTGCAGGTCCTCGCCCAGGACGAAGGAGCCAAGACCGCCAAACGGGCGCTGCGGGTCCTCTCAGCGGCGCTCACGGCCGCCATGGTCGAAGACATCGGTCTCACCCGGAACGTGACCAAGCTCGTGCACGTGCGGGCGACCACGGACAGCGGCAAGAGCTGGGACGCCGTGACGGTGCTCCGCTTCCTGGCTGCCGCTCGACGTCTCACCCCCTACTACCCGACGTTCCTCCTGCTCTGCCTCCTCGGCCTGCGCCGGGCTGAGGTGTGCGGGCTGCGCTGGGAGAACATCGACCTCGACAACCGGATCATCTGGGTGGAGCAGCAGCGGCAGCGCGCCAGCGCGGGAACGATCGACGCGGAACTCAAGACCGAGACATCCAAGGCTCCGTTGCCCTTGCCCGCCCAATGCATCGCTCCCCTTCGCTGGATGCGGATGCGTACGGCCATGCTGCGCGAGGACGCGATCAACAAAGGGCGCCCCTGGTTCGAGGATCCGGAGAGCCACGTGTTCGTGACCCGGACTGGCCGGCCGCTCACGCCGGATCAGCTCTACCTGGTGTTGCAACGGATCATCAGGGTGGAGGGCCTCGGCAAGATGAACCCCAAGGGGCTTCGAAAGTCCTGCGGCACGCTGCTCGTCCACCTGCGGGTGCACCCGAGGATCGTCAAGACGATCCTGCGGCACAGCCGGATTTCGACGACCATGGACATCTACGCTGAGGCACTGGACCCGGACGTGATCGAAGCCGTGGGGCAGCTTGACCGGCTGCTGCGGCAACCGGCCCGTATCCGGGAGCTGGAAGCCGCTCGATCGGACCTGGAAACCGCCGCTTGA
- the repSA gene encoding replication initiator protein RepSA, translating into MTDSATMAGLDPAALADVLRLAGSPGFDRVQDQIRRTGGCSDPIHLQGTTVTRDKATGEVLHSYSTDTEPGGRLRVACGNRRASRCPSCAWTYAGDTYHLIRAGLVGDPAKGTPHTIRDHPRVFATLTAPSFGPVHNRPGNRPCRCGKHHPEDAPELGTAVDPSSYDYAGAVLWNNHASGLWRYFTIYLRREIARRAGLTQKAAHEASRISFGKVAEYQKRGAVHFHAVIRFDGPDGPDSPPPAWATLDLLTEAIRAAASRVAVDVASAGDQPARTLRWGIQLDVQPIGAFGNGEEITEQAVASYVAKYATKAAETTGTVDRPIGNKEALVLLDVADHPRRLIEACLDLHPLYPDRKLRDWAHMLGFRGHFSTKSRRYSTTLGALRKVRADYRAAQQRQSLGLPDPTAPEATTLTLAHWSYAGHGHTPGESWLADSIRRDIQLNRETAREERHAQPDLEGAAA; encoded by the coding sequence GTGACCGACTCCGCCACCATGGCGGGCCTGGATCCGGCCGCCCTCGCCGACGTGCTGAGGCTGGCCGGGTCCCCCGGCTTCGACCGCGTCCAAGACCAGATCCGCCGGACCGGCGGCTGCTCCGACCCGATCCACCTCCAGGGCACCACCGTCACGCGGGACAAGGCCACCGGAGAGGTACTGCACTCCTACAGCACCGACACCGAGCCCGGCGGCCGACTCCGCGTCGCCTGCGGCAACCGCCGTGCTTCCCGCTGCCCCTCCTGCGCCTGGACCTACGCGGGCGACACGTACCACCTCATCCGCGCCGGACTCGTCGGCGACCCCGCCAAAGGCACCCCTCACACGATCCGGGATCACCCTCGGGTCTTCGCCACCCTGACCGCCCCCTCCTTCGGCCCCGTCCACAACCGCCCCGGTAACCGCCCCTGCCGCTGCGGCAAGCACCATCCCGAAGACGCGCCCGAACTCGGCACCGCCGTCGACCCGTCCTCGTACGACTACGCGGGCGCGGTGCTGTGGAACAACCACGCTTCCGGCCTGTGGCGCTACTTCACGATCTACCTCCGCCGCGAGATCGCCCGCCGCGCCGGCCTCACCCAGAAAGCGGCCCATGAGGCGTCCCGCATCTCGTTCGGCAAGGTCGCCGAGTACCAGAAACGCGGTGCCGTCCACTTTCACGCCGTCATCCGCTTCGACGGACCCGACGGACCGGACTCCCCGCCCCCGGCCTGGGCCACCCTCGACCTGCTCACCGAAGCGATCCGCGCCGCCGCTTCCCGCGTCGCCGTCGACGTCGCCTCGGCCGGTGACCAGCCCGCCCGAACCCTGCGCTGGGGCATCCAACTCGACGTCCAGCCCATCGGTGCCTTCGGCAACGGCGAGGAGATCACCGAACAGGCAGTGGCCTCCTACGTCGCCAAGTACGCCACCAAGGCGGCCGAGACCACCGGCACGGTAGACCGACCCATCGGCAACAAAGAGGCCCTGGTCCTGCTCGACGTCGCCGACCACCCCCGCCGACTCATCGAAGCCTGCCTCGACCTCCACCCCCTCTACCCGGACCGCAAGCTCCGCGACTGGGCCCACATGCTCGGCTTCCGCGGCCACTTCTCCACCAAGTCCCGCCGCTACTCCACCACCCTCGGCGCCCTCCGCAAGGTCCGCGCCGACTACCGCGCTGCCCAGCAACGCCAGTCCCTCGGCCTGCCCGATCCCACCGCCCCGGAGGCAACCACCCTGACCCTCGCCCACTGGTCCTACGCCGGTCACGGCCACACCCCCGGCGAATCCTGGCTCGCCGACAGCATCCGCCGCGACATCCAACTCAACCGCGAGACCGCTCGGGAAGAACGGCACGCCCAACCCGACCTGGAAGGAGCCGCAGCATGA
- a CDS encoding helix-turn-helix transcriptional regulator — protein sequence MTTAAPELLTVPEVMGRLKLGRSKVYDLIRSKRIASITEGRCRRIPASALQDYIHARLEEAA from the coding sequence ATGACCACCGCCGCCCCCGAACTGCTCACCGTGCCTGAGGTCATGGGTCGGCTGAAGCTCGGGCGTTCCAAGGTGTACGACCTGATCCGCTCCAAGCGAATTGCCTCGATCACCGAGGGCCGGTGCCGTCGGATCCCCGCGAGCGCGCTTCAGGACTACATCCACGCCCGGCTTGAGGAGGCTGCCTGA
- the mtnA gene encoding S-methyl-5-thioribose-1-phosphate isomerase yields the protein MADQYAQSGEDKRPTETPALRWEEPPEGPVLVLLDQTRLPAEEVELVCTDASVLVEAIRSLAVRGAPLLGIAGAYGVALAAARGFDVDEAANSLAGARPTAVNLSVGVGRARSAYQAALAGGGDPGQGALAALAAARQLHREDAEASARMAGHGLALLDELQSGGGHRVLTHCNTGALVSGGEGTAFAVALAAHRAGRLRRLWVDETRPLLQGARLTAYEAARNGMAYTLLTDNAAGSLFAAGEVDAVLIGADRIAADGSVANKVGSYPLAVLARYHHVPFIVVAPVTTVDPGTPDGASIEVEQRPGFEVTEVAAPQAPVTGAGGGIPVAPLGTQAYNPAFDVTPPELVTAIVTEEGVISPVTADALAELCGRAAHEGDRP from the coding sequence ATGGCTGATCAGTACGCGCAATCCGGTGAGGACAAGCGGCCGACCGAGACACCGGCGCTCCGTTGGGAGGAGCCGCCCGAAGGTCCCGTACTGGTCCTTCTCGACCAGACGAGACTCCCGGCCGAGGAAGTCGAACTGGTGTGTACGGACGCATCCGTGCTGGTGGAGGCGATCCGCTCGCTGGCCGTGCGGGGGGCGCCGCTGCTCGGGATCGCCGGGGCGTACGGCGTCGCGCTCGCCGCCGCGCGCGGCTTCGACGTGGACGAGGCCGCGAACTCGCTGGCGGGCGCCCGGCCCACCGCGGTGAACCTGTCCGTCGGGGTGGGCCGGGCCCGGTCCGCGTACCAGGCGGCACTCGCCGGGGGCGGCGATCCGGGGCAGGGCGCGCTGGCGGCGCTGGCGGCCGCGCGGCAGCTGCACCGGGAGGACGCGGAGGCCAGTGCACGGATGGCCGGGCACGGGCTGGCGCTCCTCGACGAGTTGCAGTCCGGCGGTGGGCACCGGGTCCTCACGCACTGCAACACCGGTGCGCTGGTGTCGGGCGGGGAGGGGACGGCGTTCGCGGTGGCGCTCGCCGCGCACCGGGCGGGGCGGCTTCGCCGACTGTGGGTGGACGAGACGCGTCCACTGCTGCAGGGTGCCCGCCTCACGGCGTACGAAGCGGCCCGCAACGGCATGGCGTACACCTTGCTGACGGACAACGCGGCGGGTTCGCTCTTCGCGGCGGGGGAGGTCGACGCGGTGCTGATCGGGGCGGACCGGATCGCGGCCGACGGGTCGGTGGCGAACAAGGTGGGGAGCTATCCGCTCGCGGTGCTCGCGCGCTACCACCACGTGCCGTTCATCGTGGTGGCGCCGGTGACGACGGTGGATCCGGGAACGCCGGACGGGGCGTCGATCGAGGTGGAGCAGCGTCCCGGCTTCGAGGTGACGGAAGTCGCGGCGCCCCAGGCGCCGGTGACGGGAGCGGGAGGAGGGATTCCGGTGGCACCCCTGGGAACCCAGGCGTACAACCCGGCGTTCGACGTGACACCGCCGGAGTTGGTGACGGCGATCGTCACGGAGGAGGGCGTGATATCGCCGGTGACCGCCGATGCCCTTGCCGAGCTGTGCGGCAGGGCGGCCCACGAAGGGGACCGGCCCTGA